The Scatophagus argus isolate fScaArg1 chromosome 4, fScaArg1.pri, whole genome shotgun sequence DNA window tttaaaaaagaaaaaaaaaaaaacagggcaaAGATAGCATTTCGCTTACAGGCATTAAGGGTTGGGATTCTGGTCCATtttggcaaaaaagaaaaacaaaaaatgaagaaagaaacgAGGAGGATTGTCAGCATGCAACTGAAAGGAACAGCATGTTCACAGAAAGGTGATCTTTCTCTGTTCAATCCCAACCATCCATTAGTGGagcctttttcctcctctgctcaggCATTACTTAAACTgcaacacacagaagaaaaatgacagatgaagaTAAGATTCACCAATACATCGAATCTCATTTTCACATATGCAACACACAGCCCTCTCTTCACAAGCCTTACTGTGGTTTTGGGTGGTATGTAGGGTTTCTGGGCCAACGCAGGTTTCTTCATGAGAGCCGGTTTGGAGGGTTTTGGTGACATGGTGACACGATGGGGTAGCGACGAGGTGTCACCGTTCCCCTCAGAAACCTGCTCTAGAGGAACTCCGGCCAGCTCGTAGTGCTTCTTCCTCAGCTCGCCCAAACGCAGACGCTCGTTCTCCAAGTGAGTTTCTAATTCCAGCACCTTCACCTGAGGGGCAGGAGATAAACAATCACCACTGACAATGGAACTCATCTGAGCGCCAaactctgaaaaaaaatatcttcctgATCTCAACGTTAAAAACAGATCACAGAAATACGACATGACCTGTGTCATGTAAAGGAGACTTTAAGTCAGCGAGCGAATGTTTTCAGTCTCTGACATATAAAATATCAAAGGTGAGGCACATACACTTGCAGCCTGTTGCAATCACACTTTAAACCTCTTACAGTCCCAGAGCCATGACTTACCTGTGACtccatttcttcctttctcaACTTAATGAGGGACATCCCAGAGAAGTCCATGGTGTCTGCACATGAAAAGTGTTCAACAGAGGTCTTAGACAGATGTTCGTCAGAGTGATCAAGTACACAGATCAAACCGCAAACTCACCTTTCTCCTCCAGGTTCTCCTGGCCTGTCCTGGTGGAAGCCACCACATTAGCTGCCATTTCATTCACATGGCGAGAAGCCTGCTGGAGAACCGGCAGCTTCTTACTGCTGCGGTCTGCTTTGACCTGAGTGCAGAGGAGAGCGCTTGCGTGAGACCAGATGTCACAGTTTAGAAAATAACAAAGTCATTCACAGACTCCAATTATACCGTCAATGTGCTAAGTGTTTTGCAAGAGGTAATAATGGAGAGTTACATGAGCAAAAACTGCCTGATAATTAAATGCAATATGTTAACAGAGAGCAACTCTGTTATACGTGATATTCACACCTTGGTAATTAGCAGAACATAATGTAGAATACAGCATACATATTTTGTTGGTAATGACAAAATGCCTCAATAGGTTTTTAATCATTGTATTTTTCTTGGAAATTACATTATTACCTTTGAAGCAGCCACCAGCTGTGCTGTGCTAGCAGCGATCTCGTGGGAGCAGACAATCAACTCTTCGTACTTGCCAGTGTGCAGCACCACCTTATCAGCAGACTCCCTGTGAGGAAGCAGGTAAGCAGACACAACACCTCTTCAACTCACTTAACTGGTTCTGCACACTGGCTAATGGCTGAGTCATTCCAGGTGCCACacataacattttaacataaaatcGCCACAAAGGTTAGTTCCGAGTCATGAGTATAATTACAGCCAATCATAAAGGCCATCAGCAGGAATAACAACAACCTCTTCTAGCTTTTACATAGCCAGTACATGTTGTGCTGAAGTGTCAGAATTTGTTCAAAATATGcggcttatccgtcagggtcgggggggctggagtctctcccagctgactatgggcgaggagcggggttcaccctggactggttgcctgTCAATTgctgggctgacacacagacagacaaccacacgcacacactcacacataggtagagtagccaattaacctaatgtgcatgtttttgggattgtgggaggaagccggagtacccagagaaaacccacgcaggcacagggggaacatgcaaactcatcacagaagggcccaaaccAGGATTCAAACatgaaaccctcttgctgtgaggtgacagtgcccaccaccacaccaccgtgccgcccgatgtttgggggcagccgtaggcctagaggttggagaagtggcttgtgatcggaaggtcgccggttcgatttcccccactggatgggcaggGAAAAATTGGGTGTGCGGTGAAGTGATaaatgcgaaaaatgctcccccattccattagctggctgatgtgcccttgagcaaggcacttaacccccaatttgctccccaggcggttgatagttgcagcccactgcactcctgtgtgtttcactgcatgtaatttgctgggtgttgcatgtgtgtgttcaactaaagatgggttaaatgcagaagacattTATATTGCCAATAAagcgattcttcttcttcttcttaaaaatgccacatgaaatgcatttaaaagatATAAGATTATAAGCTGTAATATCCTGCATAACTTACACCATCTCTGTGGCTCCCCATCCGACAGCCTTGGCAGCAGAGATGAGTCCCTCAGTCCAGCGAGAGTTCCTGGCATAGAACTCCTTAATGGTGGCTGCACCCTTaacaagcaaaaaataaaaaaaaacaaaacaaagcagtgcagttagtccattttgttgtttttctgaatggAGCAGAACAGCCCGTGGTTTCATCTCAGAAACAAAAGCTGTTGAACTCAAACAAGCTGCCAGTTTTAGATTCGAAATTAGAACAGGGTGACTCACCCTCCCACTCTCGACAATCTCCTTTTGTAAGTCTGTAGAGGCTATGATCAGCAAGCGGATGGCCTGCAGAAGAGTGGGTGATAACAGGAGAGAATCAAgaagtaaaagacaaaaacatgcatgttcattaggatgctttttttaaaaaaaaatagggatATATGTAGGGTAGGCTATGGCGAAACAATACATCAGTTGAAACATCAGATTACAGTACCTTCATCAGGTCTGTGCAACTGTAGAGGATTCTGTAAGAGAGTGAAAACGCAGggttaaaacaaaatgttcacagtGATTTACTGGTGGTGACGAGAAACAAAAGGGGCACAGAGGATGACAGGCAACAAAGACAGACGTTGCAATGATTTTGGTTTTTGGCTTCATAAATTACAATACAGTGATTGCTTTGATCAGAGATTTAAAAATCCGAAAGACAATGACTGTCACATCCCCAGCCTGATCGTAACGGATGATGCATCGTGCTACGAGTTGATGTTTAACTAACTTAGATAAAGTcccaaaacaagaacaaacctTTCGTTGACCTCCAGTTTTATTCCCGTCGTGTCCTTTCGTGCCTGATTCATCATTTCCTGAATTCAGCAACATATATGACATTTATCAGTTACAACGGATAAACTGGACATTGTCACAGGTAAAGCCATATAGATAACAGTATCTTAGAGCCGGATTTGCACCACTTACGTCAATCCTGCGGACTGCTTCCTCAATAGCTGCAGATGTTGCCGCCATTTCCTTATCGACTAGATCTCCCAGCTCTTCCTGACGAACGTCCATGCCTTTTGGCCGCAGCTCCTGGATATAACAAGATGGAAAATTGTTAGtaatgataaagaaaaatacaagtgAAAGCActtaaaacaacaatttgatTGATCTGATatccagaaaaaaatattaatataattacAAAAATATCCATACACTGTATAAGAAGACACTGATGTCTTTACACCGTTCATAAGTGAGGAGGTCGTACCAAACGCTTTTTGTGAATTACTTCTTTCGAAGAGGGAAGCTAAAATGTTATCAGTAATTCATCACCCACTGACATCGAGTCACAACATCTTTCTTGAGTGATAATTTATTTTTGGCCTCCTTGGAAGCAAAAAATGACACAACCGAGAGTTCATCTCACATTAATGTGAGGGTTGGATTGCTGATGGATGTTAACCTTGATGTCCCTGAAACAAGTAGTGGTATGTATGATGGGGCAGCGGCCCAAGCTTTCCACTTCTGGTAGAAAGAAATGTTTACCACAGCTTGGTATTAGAGCAGGGGGAGAGATGTTGTCGTGGTGGAGCAGATGGAAGACAAAGTATTATTTGTAATTTcatctttgatttattttctgctgcagcagtgtcTGCAAGCAGCACACTGTCAGaaaagtgtatttatttgattaatatACTGGAAATGACTAGAAGTTTCAGAGTACAttcaataataacaaaacaaagacaggcaCTCTGTGTTAAAGTCTCTCACCTGGCCCAAATGCAGGATCTTTTGAATGACTATGCGAATGGAGGCCGGGTCTGCCCTCTGGAGGGTGGTCTTGGACTTCAGGTCCTTGAAGAACTGCAGACTCTGAGTGGCGCAGCCTCTGCAGTTCTCTGTCAGTTCTGCAGGGTGGAGAAGGACAGGGATCCAGTGAACCTCTTTAAATGTTTCttgaaatatttgaatatgAAGTTTTCAATCAAAGCAgggaaaatatatatagatGTATGGCTTGGCTAATACATACTTAATATAACTACAAGTGTAACTGCTGGTGTAACACCAAGGAAGTAATACGTGATATTCCTTACTGTCTGCATGGTCAGTGGGTGCCATGTGTGCAGTGGCGCTGCCGTTGATGATTGTATCCGCAGCCAAGTGGGAGAACTGGGTCAGAGCCCTCAGCAGGCCCCCAGCATCTGGTTACAAGAGCAATTTGCCACATTAACAAGCACAAGAAACCAGCAAGAAACTGCCATGAGGTCAGCGGGACTGAGTTGAATCAGAAGCAGAGCAAACTTACCACCCATGTTACGCAAATAATCTGCATGGCCCCTTTTCATTTTATCTATGGAGCCCAGAGTGGCCTCGGCTCGGCTTACGAGGTAATCTGTGTTTGGGAAACAAAcagaggattaaaaaaaaccaaaacaaaacacaacatatgtTTTCTTAATGTCCATAACagacaatatacagtatatgatcAACCAGACAGGATCATGGTCTCTGTAGCACTCACACACTTCAGTCTATGACTGTTGGGAAACAATAAGAGTCAGGGTCTGACCTGGAGAACTTGTGCAGCGTACATGGAGAGGGTCGTCTAACTTAGCAACAGCATCTTGGATGATGTTCTCAGCCTCTGCGACGGTGCCCTGCAGCAGAGCAAACTGCTCCTCCAGAAGCTTCTgcctcagcttctcctcctgACTTgcctacatgcacacaaatacacattcagacacatatactcacacaaATGTTTTTACTACATGTTGATGACAGGAGCCTTTGAGCCATCTTTgtacaaaatatgaaaagaaatgattCAAGCCATTTCCTTTTCATCTATTCGTTACAGTAGAATCAGATGGCAGAGCATGTGTCACCAACCAGCTTGGACTCAGCATGTTTTCTGAAATGCCTTAAAAGCTGATTATGAGTCATAGTTTGATGAGGTGCATACAGTGCAAGTGTAAACTGCACATCAGTGAGTCGACTAACGTAGTTCTAACAAAGCGATTCTGAGTATCATCTTAGAGTAACTATTAGAATATTACAATACATGCAAAAATAGCCATTGCTCAAATATGCACAGTCATCCTTGGGACATGTCCACTAAAAGTCAGTGCTATTGAAAAAGGTATGTTTCTCATTTATGTATTATTGTAATGTGATACCATTTGAGTGCTTTAATCTTGAGCCTGCGTTCTCTTCCTTAAGGAGGCAGCTGAATACTACCAACTGTGTTGAATGGAGATTTATGTGTTGTTCACACTGCTGAGCTCGGCTCCACTGTCCTGACTGACCTTCTCCTGCAGTTTGCCCTGCAGCTCTCCCAGCTCCCTGCTGTTCCTCTCTCGCTCCTGCTGAAGTGATGACTGCTGCACCTGCGCAGCCTGCCGCAGAGACGACAGCTCCGCCTCCTTCTCGCTCACAGATCGCATCAGACGCTCCTTCTCTGCCTGCAGAGCTGTCATTGAGCTGCTCACTTGCTCCGACGCCtggcaaaaagagaaagagcgaCGAGGTTGGAGCCAGATGACGCAGATGGCGGCGAGTGTCGGACGAAAAAGTCCATCCGGAAATGTGTGACATGCCTCAAACCGCCAAACGCAGCACTGATGAGGAGGAGCTGAATGATGGTGAATGAGATAACCATGACTTAGCATTCAGACTCctcatcagtgttgtgtttggcGGCTTGAGGCATGTCACACACTTCCGGATGGACTTTATTCGTCAAGGTCATTGCTGCGTTTAACATAACAGATGCACACTCACCTTCTCGCTGCTCTGCACGGTGGCCTTCATGCGCGCCACGTCTGCCATCTTCTCCTCGAGCTCTCTCTTCAGTTTCTCCATTTCAAACTTCTGCTCCTCCAGCTacagtgacaacaaaatcacatcaTTTACTTAATTCTACAGGTCACAGCTGCCTTTAAATCTATATGTTCTTTTTAAAGGAAATCATCATCACCAACCCTCATGtcagcttcctgttttattcGATCAATCTCAAATGATAGCTGCTGTTTGGTCCTCTCCACCTCTTCTTGGGTCTGCTGGGTTGCTGACAGCATCTTCACAGTGTCTGCACTCTGTCAGCACATTAATGCTTTTAGTCGTTACCacacataatttaaaacaaacatctctGGACTGGCGTACAGTCCGTCTATACCTTCCGAAGTAGTTCGGCATGGCTGGCCACCAGCTCTGTGTGCTTCTCCTTCAGCTTATTGTACCGCTGCTCAGTGGCTTGTGATCTTTCTGCACAGCGAAGAGAGACAACAGCATTATTGTGTGCAGCGTGACCACCTTTTGACCATATATATGAAAGGGAGCTTTCACTGCATCTCTTACTTTCTGCTTCGATGAAGGTGCTCTGTAGGCTCTCATGTTCTGCATTACGGCGACGCGTAGCCTCCAGCTCCATTCGCAGTTGCTCATTTTCCACAAGGGCACGTTGTTTCTGTGCACGCTGCTCCTCGAGTTCTGCCTCCAAACTGTTGATCTGGGACTTCAACTGAGTGATATAACGTTGAGCCTTCAGCGGGGGAAAAGAGACTTTAGAAACAATCCACTGGTGCTGCTGCAAATGCAGTCTGTTCAATATGATTCAATATTCAACATAACAATCTTGAATTTTCCTTATCATTTAGCATCCATCTTTACAAAGACCACCAGATGATCTATTGATACAGGCCAAattctcatctcttcttctgatCTATCactcatttacaaaaaaaactgaaaacagaataaactgcagaaagaggaggaatgaCAAGCAAAAAAGGAGTTGATGTGTGATAGCATTGGATCTGGGGACACCAAAACTCTCAACTGGACACTCATGTCTCATTCAGGGGATACTTGCCACATTCCACACATCAGGAGCAGCATTTGCATCCACCCAACACATAACCCAGATTCCTTTCCTCAGACATAATAATGCCCTCTTACTGTCACGTACGTATATCCTATGCACACGCAAAACAAAGTCTGAAACCTAAGCAGCAAGTGATTCAGTCCTACCAGTCCCTACCTCTGCTTTGACTTTTTCCAGCTCTGCTCTCAACAACTCCAGGTCCCGCTTCAGACTCTCTATCTGCAGATCCCTGgcagacataaaacacaaagttacaATGGGCTGGCACAGATAGCATATTCTTCACTGACAATCACAGGATACAGCGTAAAATACCCACGCTCACCTGTCATCGAAGCCCCCATTTGGAGGTCCAAACGCCTGATCAAATATGTCCAACtgttgagaaataaaatgagacatAGCTTACACAGGGTCACAGTACTACTGCATCAGCACTTGTGTGAGTGAGTCTATACAGAATACTGTATACATAGGCGCTGTACCTGTGGCTGTGCCTGCATGCTGGACGTTGAGACGTCGCTGACCTCGATGAGCGGCTCGGGTTCGTCGTCATCGTCGTCTTGTTGCTCTGGTTCGTCCTCATCAGGTATGACCACCACTGGCTTCACATGCTTTGCCAGAGAGGCGGCGTGCAAAAAGTTAGGCGGGGACTGACAAGGAGACAAAGGAAGAGTAGGCATCGGTTAAACCTTTACACTATTGTGCACTGTCTACGTACGTAAGCCAATAAGCCAAATTTCCCAGTTTGTAGCCAACACTGGCAGTATTCGGTTTACAGTGAAGTCTCAGACATCCAAGATGGAGGCTGCGACTCAGCACTGAAGTCATCCCACCGCTACCCAACCCTCTGTGCTCTTACATCAGGCAGTTTGGGGATCTGGATCAGTCTCTTGAAGTACAGCATGTCTCTGGCTTTATTGAAGAAGGACTTAAGGCTGTGGGGAGAAggacaacaaattaaaacatacaatacacagCATGTGTAGTACAGACTCATGTTTCTGCTATGTTTCATATTATATTTTCTAGAATTGTTATGGATGGCATGCGTTTCATCACCACGGGCAGGTAAAGCACACTCATGTAAGACACATGTAGCGTCAGGTAAAACAATACATCATCTTTGATAAATACATTATATCTGACTCTAACCGCACCATCACCCCCAACTCTGTAGACTCCTGTCTGAACTCAGACATGTATGAATCTCTGACAGTGATACACCACAaagggtggggggatggggaGCAGCGCTTTGCATAGTTCAAAGAGCCGTGGTGACTGGGTGAGGCAGGATTATGTTGCACACTTCCTTTGGTAAAAGTGAGTCTCTCTCATTTGATACAGTCTCACTGACATGTAGCCTGAGGCTGAAGATAACCTACCTGTGGAACTGGTCATGGAAACGTTCACGGTGTCCTTGTAAGGTATCAGCAGGGAGACCTGAAATCCAAACATTGTAGTTTTTACTATTAGACAATAATTTGAGATACATGAATAATCTCAAGGCTTAAATCATTTTCACGGATACCTGTTCATTTAACTGATAAATGCAAGATTTGGCAAAGTTCTCCCAGAGTTTACAGGCTAAGGGTTTgctaaattgttttttttgtgtttaacaATAGTCCTTACAGGCATGCAGCTTGAACAGCAGCTTGACGGTGAAGTGGTATAGGTGACTGCAGTCCTGGACAACTTGGATGAGTGGAGCCAGCCGGCACTGGCCTGATGTGAGGGTGGAGACGGCGATGGATGTGTTGAGCTGTCGGATCACTGGGAGAGAGATTAGAGACAAGAGCACACAGTACATGTCAACAATCCCAAAAGTAAATtttgttgtttactttttttttttttttttttttttttttgggtggtgGGTGGATTTCTGTCCTGTGGCACCATTTAGACACCGGCCACTACATCTGGTCGTACTTGGATAACTGATAGAGGCAAACATAGGCTCTACTTTCACCCATTCTGTAAATCAGCCGGATGAAGACTTAGCGCTGATACCACTGGTTGAATAAAGTGCAGACTCTCCCATTGAATCAGTTACTGTTGCAGAGTTAGTTTTCACATTTGGTTCTCTTGTTACTTGAGCACTTAGCTGATTGCTGACGTAGCAACAATCCGTATTTTCTGCTTCCTACATGCAAACATTGTTAAGGAGATAATGAATCAGAAACATAGTTCTGAGACTGAGATGTCATATGCGAGTACATCTACAGAGTCTAGGTACACTTCTTTCAGCAGCACAATGGCATAATTTGTTTATAATGTTGACACATGATCCCTGGCCTCCATCCTAAAAGCCTGGGAGGAGCATAACAGTGCAGTTAAACTGGAGGAAATCAACAAATACTCTCTAATTGCAGGCATTTCCTCATCAGTTTAAACAAATTTAGGATTTAGGAAAACAGGATTAAAACTAGATCAACTGACTGAAACcacttttaaaaaatggacTAGAGTCCATGTGAAAACAGGCAGGAGGTGAACTGCTATGATAACTCTTTCTTAAAAGGCTCTTAGCTTTTCTACATTAATAGATAATGTTAGCAGGCTGCAGCCCTTTAGTGTAGCTCAAGTTTCATTTCCTTGGAAGAGCAGGATGGGGGGGAAAGGTGGGAGgagggtttgtttttctcctcaccTGTCTCGGCCAACCTCAGCTCTGAATCCATGTAATCGAACACCTCAACCGTGAGCTGGAACCTGCAGAAGAGAAGTTGATACCTTTGTTAGATAGAAAAGAGGGCCCCACTCAGAACCAATGATGATGTGACCCTGTGAAATGAGATGAGCACCAGGCcttctcagttcattttttgGATTTGTGTGGCAGCGGTTATGCACATGACTGATGGGGATTGGGATTTAAGGTTAAACAGACACATTTCGAAAAAGACACTTTCTGCAGTATTTGGAAACTCACACATTATTAATGTCTGTTCCTGCAGTGCGCTCCAGGACTTCATCTGTCACCTCCAGGTTTGGTGGGATTTCCGAGTGCTGCCGAGGTACATATTTGGAGTTTAGTGCCTGTTCCCACTCACAGTGTAAATTGCGAATATTTTGTCATTAAGTGACATCCTGTGTGGTGTCGTATATGATCAGGGATGCTCTCACCTTAATATGAAACTCCATCTTTGTGCAGAGCAGCTTGGTGTACACAGCCACCAGCTGTCCATATCTGTCATGAAGGTTGCCCTGGGCACAACAGGACCAGAGAAGGGAGACACACAAATAAGAACAGATTAAGCTTTACTGTCCCTTTCTTAAAGGATATTAATTCAAGATCTACAGGGAATCCAGTGGGCCACAAATGTATCTATTTctattgcatttttaaaaataattttttaaatattaaaaaaaaaaatgtagaaactCACCCACAGTTGTCCGATTTCAACTAGAGAACTGTGATGCCTCATGCAGTCTTGTAGAACCTGTTGAAGGTGACATATTGAATGAACACCTGTAGTAAAACTCACATCAGAATAATTTCTGACAAAGAAgtctcattttatttccctgtgtttttaaaaaatgaaaagcacctttggttttgtttcacaATCTTTGTCAGTTCACCAGAGCAGGAGGGACTACGGTTAAATGTTATCCAGGGACCTAAACTCTTAGTGTGTAGATTAAAAATATACCGTTTTAGATTTCACTACCAGCTATAGTAGAACGAGGGTGAAAGTCagtattaaaaaatatacaagtGAAAGTCAATATTCAACTTAAGAACATGATTTTATCATTCTAACAAAACTGTTTATgtcttaattatttttcttactCCGTGATGCTGCAACCGTCAGGTCTTTGATAACTCAACAACTCCACTCATCTTAGCATGAGATACTAACAGTAAGACGAGTGTACTTGGTGCCTTACATTGCGGTGTCCATCCCGCAGGATTTTGTGCAGTACGTGGCAGAACTTCCAGCTGAGGATGGAGCTGCTGGCCAGAGGGAAGCCCAGAGCGTAGGACCAGAAGGTGTAGGCTCCCTTCTCCCTGTGAGTCCCCAGGATGATTCCTGACGTCGTGTTGTTAGGGAAAAACAAAGTACGACAGGGCTGCTGGCACCAACACGGGCCACTTCCTGCACAACGCCGCAATGAAATGACAGGCAGGTTGCCATGTGGTGATATGCCAGCTCGGGCCTTCTTCTGTATGTATCCATGTATGTCCCAGTGCTTCCCATCTCCTTTTCTCTATGTGGTATCtcattgttttacatttgtgaaTTATGACTGCTGTTGTTAGATCCCACCCCCATATTCTAGTCAAACAGGAAATTAATAACTTAACTTAATAACGCATTTTAGCTGTGCTGACAATGAAggtaaatgacaacaaaacatctgtgtgaaaacagagaCTCTAATAGTTTATCATTTGCCTTATATATAAATGAACTTACAAGCTAGAATGTAAAGGCAGCAGCACACATTAATGattgaaaaagaacagaaaatctCCACTGATTTAAGTTTGAAAATTAGATTTCTTGCAAAGGATACGTCGTGCATGTTTCTCCTTCACAGGTGACTCCGTGGAGTTGATGGCTTTGCTGATGCTGCTCAGCTGGGTAGAGAGGAGAGGAATTAATCTTAGATATTGGAAGGTTTGTTCCTCCAGCCACACAAGCACCGGTCGTAGGGCTTACAATAAAGGCAACGACAAACACACAAGTCATGAGAAAGTAAATATAGACCAGGAGTCAAAGAAATGATAACAGGCAGCTCTGCAATGATAGGaatcagagaaacaaagactCTGCACTGTGTACACAGTGAGGTACAAATGGACTCTCTCCTTAAGTTTAGTCTAATTTGAACTGAAACAAGAACAGCCAGTAATACAGCATGAGCTAAAAGCAAGACTTGCTGTGCGGCATTTAGTTTTATGTCTTTGTCATCTACAGGAGCTCAGATCAAAGAGAACAAATCTGCATTGATAGACAACATCTTTAATTATCCTCCCAATGATGAACCTGAGTGGGTTATGGcaaccacagcacacacaaaaaaaacctgtccAGCAGGTAAAACAAGTGTTGCAggaagggagagacagggaagcACACGTAGTCTGGATCTCCACACTGTTGGATGTGTGTCCCCATGGACTTTCACCAATTTCAATGATGCTCAGATACAGTACACCACAGCCACAAAGCCATATGATAGCTGCCTGGTATGGTCATGTTGCACAGCAGTGGTCTTGTCATGGTCAATTAAATTACAGTTCAGAGACTTTCTGTCCTTAGATTGGGAAGGTTATACTCCTTGTGCCCACTCTGCTTTAGTGATTTTGAAGAATAAACCGAGCCTCCAGGGTCTCCAGGGTTGTTGTTTGGACACTCACCATGCACTGTAAAGTGAAGGTTATTCTTTCAGGAATGATCTCAAAGGCTAATTGATTTCCAAGTTGCAagaatttttaattaatttcagaatcagaattcctttaacCATAGTTACATGATATAAACCATGTTCAGACCGACAACACAGCAGAGGGATGCagaacaataaaaatcaaacacGCCTGACCACGATGTCGCCTTTTGG harbors:
- the hip1rb gene encoding huntingtin interacting protein 1 related b, with protein sequence MNSIRQVPTRVKSRRVEANLGAEREHFDKQQLSSISKAINSTESPVKEKHARRIILGTHREKGAYTFWSYALGFPLASSSILSWKFCHVLHKILRDGHRNVLQDCMRHHSSLVEIGQLWGNLHDRYGQLVAVYTKLLCTKMEFHIKHSEIPPNLEVTDEVLERTAGTDINNVFQLTVEVFDYMDSELRLAETVIRQLNTSIAVSTLTSGQCRLAPLIQVVQDCSHLYHFTVKLLFKLHACLPADTLQGHRERFHDQFHSLKSFFNKARDMLYFKRLIQIPKLPDSPPNFLHAASLAKHVKPVVVIPDEDEPEQQDDDDDEPEPLIEVSDVSTSSMQAQPQLDIFDQAFGPPNGGFDDRDLQIESLKRDLELLRAELEKVKAEAQRYITQLKSQINSLEAELEEQRAQKQRALVENEQLRMELEATRRRNAEHESLQSTFIEAEKRSQATEQRYNKLKEKHTELVASHAELLRKSADTVKMLSATQQTQEEVERTKQQLSFEIDRIKQEADMRLEEQKFEMEKLKRELEEKMADVARMKATVQSSEKASEQVSSSMTALQAEKERLMRSVSEKEAELSSLRQAAQVQQSSLQQERERNSRELGELQGKLQEKASQEEKLRQKLLEEQFALLQGTVAEAENIIQDAVAKLDDPLHVRCTSSPDYLVSRAEATLGSIDKMKRGHADYLRNMGDAGGLLRALTQFSHLAADTIINGSATAHMAPTDHADKLTENCRGCATQSLQFFKDLKSKTTLQRADPASIRIVIQKILHLGQELRPKGMDVRQEELGDLVDKEMAATSAAIEEAVRRIDEMMNQARKDTTGIKLEVNERILYSCTDLMKAIRLLIIASTDLQKEIVESGRGAATIKEFYARNSRWTEGLISAAKAVGWGATEMVESADKVVLHTGKYEELIVCSHEIAASTAQLVAASKVKADRSSKKLPVLQQASRHVNEMAANVVASTRTGQENLEEKDTMDFSGMSLIKLRKEEMESQVKVLELETHLENERLRLGELRKKHYELAGVPLEQVSEGNGDTSSLPHRVTMSPKPSKPALMKKPALAQKPYIPPKTTFK